The genome window atttaattgaactcgattttaggataatcgagtatcaaaataggggcacgctcctatatagtttgcaaacaggggcatattgccaatttttttaaaaattaagggtaaaaggCCAGAATCTCCGGAACAGTTTAGATCTATTTGTTTTTACTTTAACTAATGACACTccctttccttaaaaaaaaaagaaaaagtagtaaCACTCCCTGTCAATTTAGAAAGAGAATAAGAAGATCTATCAAGCATTTTGAAAAGTGTGTGGACTTACGTTCCCCTCCTTGATTGGTCATGCTAGGAGGCAAGCTTCAACTGCTATACGGCCGGAAAGAAAGACTTTTGTCTCAAGTTGGAcgtaaagctttttttttttttttttttttgatgtgggACGTAAATCGTTTACGTATGCAATGAGTTGGTTCAAAATCTCCAATATTGAGATTGGTGGAGTTGAAAGGGCCAGGAACGTAGACTACATTGGTTGGGCTGGGATCGGTTGGGTATCTCAAAGGATAAACAGATGGGTTTTACTGATACGTAATTTTGGTTTTATTGGCTAAGCAATGGTGGCTTGGCTTCCATTGCAAAATACAAGTTCATTATTGTTTCACGTcctaaaattcaagttcttcttttcttttcttttctttctttctttctttattttattttaattgtactTTTATGAAGACTATTGTGAGAATAAAGAAAGTATTTCATGAGTCGGCCTAATGAAACTTATGTCTCAATGACATGTGGGTTCTAGGCGTGTAAGCCTCACATGTCATTGAGACATAGGTCTCATAAGACTgcttcatataaaaaaaaaaaatatgtgagaataaatcattttataagaAGAATCAAGATATGAATAGATGGTTTTTCAACTTCAACTGCCTTTCAAGTGGTAAGCTGGAGGGGAGATTATCTGATTATAGAAAAATTTATgaactaatttattttataggaaaatagTGGCGAGAGGACTTGGTGTACAAGCCAATTCTGCCATATGGAGCTACATCCTTCAAAGTCATTTCAATAAGCCCAAGTTCGACGATAGAGAAGCTCTAGCATGGGTGGGTAACCCTTATGGTCAATATTCAATGTCTAGTGATTATAGATTGTTTCTAACTATTGAGAATTGCATTGTAAGATGCCAATGTTCTAAACTGGATTTTAGTAGACCTGGCAAACATGTTAGGTCGGGTTATGAGTTAGATCAGGTTCAGGTAAAAAATAGGTCATCTAAAATAGATTGCAAGTGGAGTTGACCGGATTACGGGTCAAGTTAATCAAGTTATGGGTTGATCTTTATTTATTCCCATGCAGGGggaataataatagtaataatatgatcatcatattatatttatctttctttcaatacgaaaaaaaaaaaaaaaaaaaaaaaaaaaaaagattaaaaaagatcCTACCAAAAATTATTACAGAACACCAAAGTGCTTTCACAAAAAGTCGCTTAATTTCTGATAATATTTTGGTGGCCTTTGAATCTCTCCATAGTATGCACAAACACAAAGGAAAAGAGAATTTTATGGCTATAAAACTCGACATGAGCAAAGCTTATGATAGAGTTGAATGGCCATACCTTAAAGCAGTAATGGTGAAAATGGGTTTTGATGAAAAATGGATTAATCTTATCATGTTATGTGTTACAACTGTTTCTTACTCAGTTCTTGTCAATGGAGAACCCAAAGGCATGATCCATCCAACCAGGGGCATTAGACAAGGCGATCCATTATCTCCCTTTCTCTTCTTATTATGCACTGAAGGCTTGAACGGCCTAATCAATAATGCAGCAACAAATGGAGACATTAAGGGTTACTCCTTATGTAGAAATGGTCCTAGATTGACTCACCtcctttttgcagatgatagcctaTTGTTTTGCAGGGCTACTATACAGGAGTGCCAAAAAATCCTTGATATCTTGGATACCTATGCAAAGTGTTCAGgccaacaaataaataagagcAAAACTACAATCTTTTTCAGTAGGTGCACTACGGAAGAGATAAGAAATCATATCAAGATTGCCTTGGGGGTACCGGAGATTaagcaatatgagcaatactTGGGGCTGCCTTCCTTAGTTGGCAAAAATAAGAAAGCCAGCTTCAACTACTTTAAGGAGAGGGTTTGGAGGAAAATCCAAGGgtggaaagaaaaattgttgTCGCAAGCAGGAAGGGAAATATTAATTAAAGTGGTTGTCCAAGCCATTCCAACATATACAATGAGTTGCTTCAAATTGCCGGTGGGTCCATGTACGGAGATTGAAAGCCTTATtagaaagttttggtggggacaaaagGGAGATAGGCGAAAAGTCCATTGGGTCAAATGGGAAACACTTTGTAAACCCAAATCTATTGGTGGAATGGGGTTCAAAGACTTAGCCCTCTTCAATGACGCATTATTAGCCAAACAAGCTTGGAGACTAGTGCACCACAAAGAGTCCTTGTTCTACCGTGTCTTCAAAGCAAAATTCTTCCCCCACTGCTCTATAATGGAGGCCTCAGATACCACATTAGGCTCCTATGCTTGGAACAGCATACTAAAGGGTCGGGATGTATTGAAGAAAGGTGCAAGATGGAGGGTGGGTTGTGGGGAATCGATTGGAGTTTGGAATGATGCTTGGCTGCCCTCCTTAGAATATCCAAGAGTGTTATCAAACCCGGTGACAAGCTTGGAAGATATGAGAGTTATTGATCTTATAGACTCGGTTTCAAAGCAATGGGAAGATGGTTTATTGTAGGGATTATTCAGTTCTCAAGAGGTCGAATTGATAATGAGTATACCTTTGTGTCGCACTTATATTGAGGACAAGCTGATATGGCCATACACATCATCGGGTAACTATACCGTGAAGTCTGGTTATAATTTTCTTGCTTCTACAGAAACAGACCAGACCACCATAGCCAATCCGAGTCATGATGGAAGGATTTGGAAGCTTGTTTGGAGCCTCTCGGTTCCAAATAAGGTGAAGAATTTCTTATGGCGAGCCTGCAAAGAAGCACTGCCTGTGAAGAGAAATTTGAGACGGAGAGAAATCATTGAGAATGACACTTGTGACCACTGTAAATCAAATGCAGAAAATGAAATCCATGCCCTTTGGGAATGCTCGGCACTCGCACCAGTTTAGAATTCAATCCCAGAGCTACGGCTTCACCATGATCAGAATGCACAAACCATGTCAGAACTCTTCAAACTCACTCATGATGAAGGAAAAGATGTCAATCTACTTGCCATGATCCTTTGGACAGTATGGAATCGCCGGAATAAGCTCAGAACCACTAATGAGGATTTTCCAGTCAGCCAAGTCTCcataaaagcaaagcaaacacTCACCGAATATCACCAAGCAAACCAGGTTGCAACGCTCCAATCCCCAGATCGCACTCGCCATCAGGTAACTTGGAGCCTACCCCCTGCAAAAAACTTCAAGGTGAATTTTGACGGAGCCACATTCAAAGAGATTCGCATGGCTGGCCTTGGCGTAGTGATCCGGAACTCCCTTGGACAACCTATTGCCTCCTTATCTGAATTGGTGAATCTGCCATACTCGTCCGATATTGTTGAAGCAATGGCTGCAGCTAGAGCCATTTACTTTGCTCAGGAAATTGGTTTAAATTCCTTTATCCTTGAAGGTGATTCTGAAGCTGTGATCAAGTGCCTCAGAAGCGATGATGACTCATTTTCTCCCTTTGGTCATATCCTTGCAACAGCCAAGCGACCACAGAGACCAAttgttgtatttctttttcCCATATTCGTAGACTTGGTAACTCTGTTGCTCACAACCTAACTAAACATGCAAGACATGTTAGAGGTTTTTcagtgtggatggaggatgttcctccacaCCTTCAAGCTGTACTTTCAGCCGATATTGgctaatttttcttaataaaagttACCGAtgttccttctcaaaaaaaaaaaaaaaaaatcaaaatttaaatttaaataatacatgaaTTCTTAAGTTTACacaatttttagtttaataGCGTTATCATTAacgataaaaaaaaacactaattgttgataattttttttaaggtaccATATATTATCTCTATGAATGCTAAGGTTGTTTAATAGACCAAGtaaagagaattcaaaaaactaaatgcaTTTATCTTTTCATGAAAAAAGAACATCCAACTTTGcatattattttcaaataaaaataaaaatatcactcttttttacaATGGTTGAGTTTattacctttttgtttttggttgagaatttcaacttataacgtttactattatttattatcagaccaaaacactaatcaatttttagtGTGAACGGAAATTAAATCTCAGATATCTTATTTAACTATTAGAGACTTTATTAATTAAGCTAAATAAAACCGACTAAGTTATTACCCTTGGATTAgatcaaattaacaaatttgggtccaattttgttatgcctagattaattttttatttttttatttttggaatattATGTCTAGATTTTATTAGATTGacgtattttaaattttgttcctTTGTACTGGCCTTCTGATGATCCCCGCACAGCTGTGAGACAGTTGTGTGAGTAGCGCCAACATTTTCCTCTAGAAAATTCATTATATCAACTCAGTCACgacaacaaaattgaaaattgaaaattgtgtattttttatttatttatttatttatttaaggttaaatactaaaaagtaaaaattcacTGTTTCGGCCTTCAGGtgtaatttcaaatttgtaaaaGTCACAAACTTGCTCCGATTTTAACAGTGACACGTTTTGTCAAAGTAATACCAAAAAAACAGTGACACGTTTTCCGTTTTTCTCTCTCGATTCTTCATATTGATATAGATGCACATTCCACAGCGAGTCTTTACATACATACTATTCACAAGTCACAACGTTCTTCTCAAATCccacaccaaaaaaattaaacaataaataataaatagtaaaaaaaaaaaaaaaaaacctgagaCTAGCATGAGATATAGCTAGAGCTTGTGTGAACAATGAGAAGTGGATTCGATTCTCTGAAATGGCTTATCATTTTTGCTGCAATAGTTCTCTCAACGATTCCACACCGAGTTATGTCCTTGAACTCGGTCTCTCCGGTCTGCGAACTCAGTGTCATCGAGAACGACAAGCTTTACAGCTATAGCTTGGCCACTCCTATTCCTAATTTCCCTCACGGGGTTCTCAGCGAAGATGGGTACTCCTCAACTCTCTCTCtattgtttttgtctttttgttgaTCTGGGTATAGCTtgcttttcattgtttttatgtGAAATGGCAATTTTTTTGATTACTTGATTGGAATGGGATTGTTGGGTTTTCTTGTTTTGAGTTGAAATATGATTTGGGTTTTAAACATTTATACATTATTGTCCTACTTGCACAAGAAGTGAGTTTATTGGAAAGTTCGAATGATTAATGCTAGAAAACCTTTGTtggtatattttgtttttgctttttgtttttatttttgttttttagtacGGTAAGCTCAAGGTTTGGAGTGGAACTATTGGTTTTTGAATAGTATTGGTGCAAGGGGACAAAAGTCACAAAACTTAGCTACACATTCTTAGGTGTTGaatcttttattttctaattaaattcaataatgaGGTTGCATTGACCAATACATCACatggttaaatttaattgtcatCGGGGGAAGATAACATGGTATATTCTGCATTGGCCAGTGTAGCCAcacaattgaatttaattgggaaacCTAAAATATAACGCTTAAGGAATTGTACCCACTTGGTTATATTCAACTGTTGTTTGGGGGAAAATTACACTGTTTTATTGGAGAACCTAAAGCACAGCACCTAAAGaattgtatctaagttttgcctGTTGCAAAAAGATTGgctttatcatttttattttaatacataaGAGAACTCtgtgttaattaaaaaaaaaaaacactttgttttttgtatttgaatttaatgtgcaattgattttgatgttggCTGTACTATAGTTTTGCTTTCCAAATGATTTGGTAATGAGACAACTAGTTTATATATCTATAATGTTGTTCCATACAGGTTTTACAAAGTGGCAACAAATGAGTCCGTGGTCTGGTTTCAGGTTGGCTCCATCAGGTTACACTTTGTTTCTTTGTATTCAAAAGTTTTTTCCATAGCATATCATTTCCTGAggtgtcacttttttttttccttcctgaTTCTTGAGGTTTCAACAGTACCCCATATCTAAATCTTATACGCAATCATGTAAACagaaaactcattttttttggttgattgggCTAACAAGAAATGACTTACAAGCAACAAGCTCACTAAACTGTGGTTTAGACGTGTGGAATTTGCATTGTACTTCAGTGAAACTTTTGATTGCAAATTCAAGTGCTTCTGTTGATCCATTGTGATCATATTGTTTTCTTAAAGCAATTATAGTCTTGGTATCTATGACGTAAAGTTGATTCACTATTAAGTTTCTCTTTATGTTATGTGGATCAGCTTTGCGATGGAATGATTTTCAATCATGACCCTCCTAAATGTGTTGGCTGCTCGGTAAATACTTCTCAAGTCCTACTAAGTTATTTTCTTTACAGTGATAGAGTAGACAATAATTCATTCTAGTTTCTTCACTTACGATACCTTTATTTCTTTGGTACAGTTGaccaaaaatagtaatatatttACCATCACAAATTTTACAGCATTTCCTTCTTAATTGTAGGATTGTGGGGGCCCATCACGTTGTGGCATGTATTGTAGTGCCCTCATGGAAAACAACATAGGAGGTAATTGTTCTCTGAGGCTTTTTAGAATACATATTTTATGGTATGTTATGTTATTGTTAACTATGGATATGCTAATTGATTAAGTGGAGAAAGTTGTTTGTTTATGGAAGTAGGTTTGTGAATGGGAGTCAATGAGTTAAGTATGGGGTATCTAATTGGATTCCAGAATCTGTTGCAGATACTTGAATTTAGCTCTTTGAATCTCAGTTCACCAATTACCATCCCAGGATTTTGGATTATATTAGAAAACCCTCTCCTCTTCCTTTCCATCTTTGTggacaattttcttgtattaaaattaaatacatgGAATAGTGTGCATGATGTAAACACTTGGTGAAGTGTTTACGGTGACCCTGTTCTGTAGGGGTTGGTTTTATCATCTGAATGCTTGTCATGCTTGGGTTTGTGGTTGGGAGAGAGTTTATTTGTAATAATTCTAGATAAGATGTGGTATAAGGAGTAATTACCTATCATGATGTCTCTACCTGAGCTGTGAAGCCCGTACTGTTAAGGAATTattacttaatatatttcctCAATCAGAGCtcctttccatttattttcaaCGAAACTATTGCCCAACTAAGGACCTTTCTTCTCTGTTGTAGAACATGAAGTTTAGTAGGTTAGATTCAGAGATAGTTATCTTCTAACAGAATCATGTTGTAAATGCAGGTTACCATGTTTGCACTACCATTGGTCAGGCCTCAGGCATAGACATTAAAATCATTGGTACGCTTAATGTCATCTCATTCAGATTAAAAGTAGAAGAACAATTACATCTTATTAAATTATGTTGCTTGTTTATGGCATCATGATATGTGCCTTTCCTTCCTTTAGTTTCCTTGATACTGTGGTGTAAACCATTTCATAGCATGCTTCTGTTTGTGAGTTAAACTTGGAAGcatatatcattaaaaaattatggcaGATAAGAAGAATCCCCATGCTGGAGTGATTGTTAAGATGTTCAATACTGGCTCAAAGGTCAACTGTTCGCTCTCAGTGTCCGTTTTTTGTGATTCAAATAACGTTCAGGTGGGATCTTGTTCCTTTAATCTTTCTGAAGTCAATAGATTAGATTTCCGTGGGGTTGTTATGATCATGTTTATGTTacttttccctttctctttttggcAGGGGCCGCATTCACTGGAAAATTctggaacttgtgattatgTGAGTGCTTTGGACTTgcagaaaattattttattgccTCCATTGTCCGTacttattactttattttattcatcaaaGTTGGTTTTTAAAATCACATAACCTGATTCCTAGAACACACATTGCATGTGTGTGGTGTGTTTATGCTCGCACATATGTGCATATCCATTAATGTTGCACTTTGAGATGGCCCCAATGAGTTGGCTCAAATGGCACCTCTTCATTCCATAAGAATGGATTGGAGCTTGAAGTCCTGGACTCGAGGCTTTTTTTTAAGTACTAGCAAAGTGGACTAAAATTCTAGGTTCCACAAGAGTATTTAGTGGTAATATCTCCTTGCATTCAATGTTTCATTCTATAAACAGACTTTAGCCTAATTGCAAATGGTA of Quercus lobata isolate SW786 chromosome 8, ValleyOak3.0 Primary Assembly, whole genome shotgun sequence contains these proteins:
- the LOC115958133 gene encoding uncharacterized protein LOC115958133, translating into MRSGFDSLKWLIIFAAIVLSTIPHRVMSLNSVSPVCELSVIENDKLYSYSLATPIPNFPHGVLSEDGFYKVATNESVVWFQLCDGMIFNHDPPKCVGCSDCGGPSRCGMYCSALMENNIGGYHVCTTIGQASGIDIKIIDKKNPHAGVIVKMFNTGSKVNCSLSVSVFCDSNNVQGPHSLENSGTCDYATVMRHPSGCAKIAQYHGKGWGWFGTFITIVFCLFGAYLLASTVYRYFILGVRGIDIFPNLDFWTSLPQRTQSLLASLVQKFRGPSQGHRSSYSPVNF